From Aegilops tauschii subsp. strangulata cultivar AL8/78 chromosome 5, Aet v6.0, whole genome shotgun sequence:
CTCACACGCCGCTGGGGCCTACGTCGCCCGGCCCGCCCGGTCCGCCGTCGCCCGGCCCGCCCGGTCCGCCGTCGCCCGGCCCGCCGTCACCCGGTCCTTCTTCGCCGGAGTCCCCTGGATCGGCCTCACCTGCTCCGGACATCCCGCCGGCCCCGGTGTTCGCTCCTCCGCGGCGTCCACACACTGGCAGCCGCAGTGGCATTGTTCGTCCCAAGGAGCGCACCGATGACACGGTCACCTATCTTGCTGCTAGCCTGGCTCATGTTGTGGATGATCCAATCACCGAACCACGCAGTTATCAAGCCGCTATGAGTATTCCACACTGGAGGGCTGCCATGGAACAAGAATATCATGCTCTTATGAAGAATAAGACCTGGACACTTGTTCCCCCTCCGTCTCGCGTCAACATCATTGATTCGAAGTGGGTGTTCAAGGTGAAGAAACATGCAGATGGTTCCATTGAGCGCTACAAAGCACGCCTCGTGGCTAAGGGTTTTAAACAGCGTCAGGGCCTGGACTATGAGGATACATTCAGCCCGGTTGTCAAGCCTACCACTATTCGAGTTCTTCTGTCTCTGGCAGTTTCTCGTGGATGGTCTCTCCGCCAGCTTGATGTGCAGAACGCTTTTCTTCATGGATTGCTTGAAGAAGAGGTTTACATGCGGCAGCCAACTAGATTTGTTGATCACACTCAGCCTCATCACCTCTGTCATCTGACGAAGGCCATATATGGACTGAAGCAGGCTCCCCGTGCCTGGCATGCTCGCCTGGCTTCAGCTCTACGCACTCATGGGTTCATTCCTTCGACGGCTGATACTTCACTGTTCTTGTTTCAGCGACCGAGTGTGACCATGTACCTCCTtgtgtatgtggatgatattgtccTGGTGAGCTCATCTCCGACGGCCGCTGATGCTCTTGTGACTGACTTGGTCGTGATTTTGCAGTTAAGGATTTGGGACAACTTCATTTCTTCCTGGGTACTGAGGTCGCTCATCAGTCTCGTGCAGTTTGGCTCTCACCCAGAAGAAGTACTCTCTTGATCTCTTGCGCCGTGCTGGTATGCTCAAGTGCAAGCCATCGCCTACGCCCATGTCCTCCACTGACACCCTTTCTGCTGCTGATGGTGCTCCTCTCTCTCTTGAGGATGCTACTGAGTACAGGAGTATTGTTGGTGGCTGCAGTATCTGACGATCACGCGTCCTGATCTCTCCTTTGCGGTTAACAGGGTGTGCCAGTATCTTCATGCTCCTACTGATATACACTGGTCTGCTGTGAAGCGCATACTGCGTTATGTGCGTCTCACTGTCTCCTTTGGTCTTCACTTGCGCCCTAGTTCCTCCGGAGTTCTTTCTGCATTCTCTGATGATGATTGGGTTGGGTGTCCAGTTGACAGGCGATCCACGGGGGGACATGTTGTGTTTTCGGTCCTAATCCGATCGCCTGAAGTGCACGCAAGCAAGCCACTGTTTCCCGCAGCAGCACAGAAGCTGAGTACAAGTCGGTTGCCAATGCGACTGCCGAACTTATATGGATTGAGTCCCTACTTCGAGAGCTAGGAGTTGCTCAGCCACATCCTTCGGTCCTTTGGTGTGACAACATCGGTGCTATGTTTCTTTCATCAAACCCGGTGTTCCATGCACAGACTAAACACATTGAGATTGACTATCATTTTGTGAGGGAACGTGTTGCACAGAAGCTACCACAAGTCAAGTTTATCTCTTCAAAAGATCAACTTGCAGACATCTTCACCAAGCCTCTACCTTCTCCCATGTTTGAGGTCTGTAGGCGCAATCTCAACCTCCTAGATACTTCAGGAGTGAGTTgagattgagggagggtgttagacttCGTATTGTAGCCCTACTGTGTAAACCATACCTTATTAGTATTGGACTTGTATGTCATCATTATATGTATGTGATAGGCCACCTCTTTGAGGGTTGAGCCAGTTCCCCCAAAACCTACGTTTTACACccacccataccctacccattgccatccttaTTATAAACCCTCTCGCCGCCACTAGCATCGTCCCTTCGGGGACATCCGATAAATTGGAACAATACAGAGAAGATTAGCATGGGCCCTGCGCAAGAACGACACGCACAAATCGAGAAATGGTCCAAATTTTTTTGCAAGCCCCTTTTTCTTCTCACAAATGCGCCGCTGCATCAGAAAAGCCTACAGTGTCAGCTCCCACGTGCTCCTGTGCTAGACCCATGATTCTTTTTTCGAGAACATTAAAGAATGATTTTTTAGGGACCTAGAATCATTAACTTATTTGCTTGATTGCACTAAAATTAAGGGTATGAATCATCGTTGCAGGACCTAGAAGTGGTGCTACTACAATGGTGACTAGTAGAAGAGTGGTGCTACTACAATGGTGACTAGTAGAAGCTTTTGTCAACATCGGGAAATAATTGGACACCAGGTGTACAACACTGTCAGAACCCATGCAGTCCTTGCTTGGACAGATGCGCAACGTCTTTCCATGAAGCAACCTGTTTGCATTGGTTGACCACGAGATAAATGTACTCCCACCTAGGTTTCTTTTGCCTGAGGTTACTAGTTAGAGTTGGCAGGAATCATCGTGGCATGAACTTATACGTGGGAGTGCGTTCGTCAATTTTTTTTACGTGGGAGTGCTTGTCCTGGTTGCAAAGATAGACTCAGAGTGCATACTGCATAACTGTTCTCCACTGTAGGGCTGGAATTCGAGCCGAGTCGAGCCAGCTCGGCTCGACTTGCTAGAGCTCGTTTCAATAACGAGCTAGCTTAACTCGACTCGCTACTATAACGAGCTCAAATCCAAGATCAGCTCGACTCGTATAGCTTGCGAGCTAACTCGTTTAGCTTGTTAAGCTTATTATAGGTATAAACATAAAACCTTATGACTATGATAAAAAATGTTAATTAGGAATGTAACATGTACATATAAAACATGTATAATGTTCACAAACAATTGTAAGTAGCTTAACTTACGATTGTCGGTACCATCAACATGTCAGCAACTCAGTATCATGTACATGACCACAATTTCACATACAATGGTATATGGCCATAATAATCGGCAAGTTAGTAACATGCATGTACATGACCCGAGAGGTGGGCTTACGCGGCACTGTCGCTGTCACGAACTCACGATTCAGAAACAAAGAAGACAGGAGGGGAATCGACAAACTGGTTTCTCGCTATTTCGCTAGGGATGAAAGGAGGGGAATCGGGCTGTGTGTCTCGTGAGCGGTTAGGCCTAGTGTTATGCGGATGGGCCTTGTGTTGTGCCTACGCGACTAGCCTGGGATGCAAGTTGGTGCTGTGTGGCTGATTTTTATACGTAGCCTAACGAGTTACACGAGTACTCATGAACTCGGCTCGTTTAGCTTGATCCATAAACGATCTTAAAATAAAGTTTGGCTCGAGTTGTTATTTTTTGACTTCGAGTCGATTTGAGCCAAGTCAGAAGCTACTCGTTTAGCTCGCGAGCTTTGAGCTTTCTTTCCAGCCCTACTCAACGGGTTTACTATATCCTAGCTAATTACCCAGGAGTATATTGTACACACGCGTGGCACAGGCAGGACCGTAAAGAGTGCTTGTAGTACCAGCAAAGACACGTTGCAGATTCACCCTGCATACTTAATTAACCTCTTGGGTACAAGCAAGTAAGAAGATGTACGTGTGTGACCTCAAGTAGAACCCCCCTAGTGGCAGAACCGTAACAAAAGAGTGCTTCCTTCGCACTGTCTCTCTGCTTGTCTCCACCGATGTAACGCGTACCACACACGTGTCCACGTCGACGGCAGTTAACATTGCTGAAATATTTTGTGTCGACGTCGATGGCAGTTAACACTGCTGAAACAGTAATTTTTATTGTCACTCTCAGGCCTACTCAACGTTGAGGTGTCTCGATCCGTGGTTTATTTCTATTTGGCTGACACATCATCTGGTTTGGCCGGCTAATCTGCAAAAGGCGTGTGTTTGCGCGTGGCACGTGACACTTGGTGCATGGCAGCCAAGCCATTCCATTATCATCAAGACAGCCACGTTTACGCCGGGTAAAGCATTCACCCAAAACAGATGCTTGGGTTCCGGTTGCTTACCCACTGGTTTCACAGGGAGACGGTTTCTCTACCTCGTGGTCAATGGCGTGCTCGTTATCACTCGACTAGAACAAGTGACGTGACTCCTTTTAGGCTCACCCCTCCGATGCCATGTCCATGTGGTTCCGAGTCGTTCGCTACCGTCTGATAGATTGCCAACCATAAGCAAAAGGCTTTGTTTCGTTATGAAAAGTATAAAAGGCCGACCCTAAGTTTGAGTCGGTTGATGCACGGATAATGATCAACCGCCCCGTGGGCCGTTCGATCGAGTCAACCATGGTCGCCGACCATCCACCTCTTTTCCTGCTCCCCCTCGCAACATTTGTCATGTTGCGCTGCATTCCTCTGTGACATCTACCATGTTGTGTTGCGCTGCGTTGCATCCCTTCACGAAAACTGTCATGTTGCATTGTGTCCCTTTGCGACATCTACTATGTTGTGTTACGTTCCTTCGCAGCACCTCATTGGGACGCCAACACACCTGAGTTGCGCTCGGCTATCTGCAACATGGCCCACGTTGCAGCAATGTGTGTGGTGAGAAGGGTCTTGCGCGCCACACAAATTAAAGACTGATAGGACGGTAGTGGAGGCGGCCAACATGCACCAGCGATTAGTTGGTGTGTTCACAAGTGTTTCTCGAAAAGTAATGAAACCCGGCTTCCACGGTGGAAGGCGTATGAAAAAAAAAGGGAACTCTTTTGAATTAGACACACGTATCAAGTGTTCCCCATGGCCACCGTCCAACCCTCAACAAACCATGTTGACTAAACATACATACCGTACGTTCGTAAACGATTCATATCATGGAGAATTGGAGATCAAAAGTACAAGCTGCCAGAACAACCGGTGGAGACCTTTCCGCGACAAACATATTTTGGAGTACGCCAATGGCATATACAATATCTTCATAGAAGGTAGCAAGACGATGTACAAGATGCTCACCCTTACCGTATATAAAGCAGGGTGAAATCCTGTTTCGAGGAGGATTGTGAATGATATATAGGATAAAGCAACCACTCACAAGTCAAACACACCTATTGTGATCAGACACGAGAGTTCAACCTTTTCCATAAATTCCAGGGAATTGGAATCACTTGAGTGTCAAACCATCCTTTGTTCTCTTTAGGCTTTAGGGATCACCCCTCTAGTTCTTAACCACCGGTTCTCAAGGGTGTCCATCGAGTTTGGATGATGGGATCATTACGAGAGGGAACCATATGCCAAGTCTGTCTTAGTGTACACATTGGACTGAATGAGGATGTGGTCCGTTCTCTCTTCCTCTTCTAGAGAGAGATAGCAAGGCAACATGTAGATTTGAATAGCAAGCCTGATCTGGGATCAGATCAGATGTCCAAATTCTGTACAAAAGAGTCAACGAAATAAAAATCTTTACGTGTTAGTGGCGCCCAGCTTCTCACTTGTGCTTGGCCAACTACCTGAGTAACTCGCATTGAATTTGTGATCTCTCTTCTCGTTCCTATTATCAGTAATTTTTACAGCGTCCCAAGTTCAACATAGAAGCCAACAAGTGCGCTCCCACGTTTGCGCTCACGACCTGGCTACCAGAAGCAAACGGACGCGGCGTTTGCAGCCTTCGTTGCGCGGGGGATGCGGCCGTAGCGGAACCCGTGGCCGGCCCGGCGGGGGGAGGAGCGCCGGCGGAGCGCGGGGGCGGCCCAGCCGAAGCAGAGGCGGATGCGCGCCCGGAGGCGTCGGAGCCCCTTGGCGGCGGCTCGACGCAGACGTCGCGCCCCGGCCCAGACGACGCGGCGCACGCGCGCGCGCGGCGAGACCTCGGCGTCGCGGGAGAAGTGGTAGCTCCGGAGGAACAGCTGCCGCCGCTCTACCTGCTGCTCCCACTGCGCCATGTATTCCACGTACGACAAAGCCGTCGTCGCCATCGTATTTTCCCCCGTCGTCCCCAGCGCCGCTACCTGCACGGACATGGGCGCTGACAGGTTCTTGGCTCGCCGGCTGGCTTACTCTGCCCCGCTCTCTGTGGGTCTCTTGATGGAAGCAAGAAAGAGTAAGCGCGTGGGTGAGGAGGATGAGTGGTGGTGGCTGCGGGTTGTGATCTGAGGAGGTATGCGGCGAACCGGAGGATTTATAGGGGAGGAGCGGcggctggaggaggaggagttggcgGCGCTGGCTGCAGGCAGCTTCGAGGCAGAGAAGAGGGGAGATGGTTGGAGTGGGAGCGGGAGGGTGGCTGGATTTATGCTAACCTTGGACGCTTTGCCTGCGCTTGGCGGGCTAATTTACTTTACTTTACATTACATCCACAAATCATACACTGTTTGCTTGATTGGAAAATGACACTGCCATTTGTAGCTCCTTCTAGTCTGTTCCAGAAATTGGACAGACAAATGACTCTGCATAAACTGGATCATTTTCACCAATGAATTGGTCTAGAACAGAAGCACAAAAACATTTGAGCATCGATTGGTCGACAGCTCCACTTTGGCACTACTAATTTAACTGCCAGAGCATGGCCATGGCATGTGTCAGTGCAGATTTCCGTTCCAAAAACTATTGCATATTTTGCGGGGCCACCCCCGTTGGTGCGCATTTTATCCTCTTGTAACCGTTTGCTCGGCAGGCTTTGacctttttctgttttattactGTTTCGCCCCTGTGCATGTTTAAGGCCTGAAAGTAGCGCGTGAATGCGAGTCTAAAATGTGTAATGCGTGCGTGCTGAAGTAGTCTGAACATGGAACAGAGATTTAGATTTGAGCGGTAGTAGAACGAAGAGAGGAAGCGGCATTGGCGTGAAGACAAGCGCTGGCCTGCTCCTCAGATTCAGAAAAACTGAAGCTGTTGTTTCGTACGTGGCTGCGTCCCGTTGTGCTGTTAATTAACTATATATAATACGTATACTCCTGCTAACAACGACGGTCAATGGTAGTCATTATGTCACGGCCAGTACAGCATGCCCCGTTGAGGTTTGACCTTGTCACTCGTAGAGATTTCCGTCAGTTCTCGGCGGGTTTTGTATCCATTGGTCGACATGTAATTTGACTGACGTCCTGCATGCCGAAAGCGTGTGCTCAAATGGAAATATAAACGCTAGATCGTTGCTTGGTCTTCCACATCCGTACTACTGCATTGCATACATGTAGAGCAGTATATTTTGGTTAGAGCCAAGGAAAACACCATTGGCATGAAGACAAACTAGCTGGTGTGCTCGTTCATTCCACCACACCAACAAACGAACCCTTTACTTTTGTTCTGGATTCTGGATCAGGCCCGGTGATGTGGGTCTACCTAGGAGTACGTTGGGAACGTTCCACCACACACGCGGCACGGCGGCCATGGACGACGGACGACAGACAGATACATGAGCGGAGGAGCGCCGCGCCCGCCGGCCGACCTTATCcgtggcatgcatgcatgtcacGTCCACACGTGCTCGCTATCCCGCCCGTTCCCTCTCGGCTCTCGCTCGCCCGTATGCAGCAAGGGCGTGTTATGGTTGCCTGCATGAGACCCGGCCTGGCTCGCCGATTGGTTGCCTGCTTTTACTGTTCGGCCCGTATGGCACGAACCTTAAATCACTCCTGGGCCTGACTTTCTGGGAACGCTCGAAGCGGCAGTTTTTCCAGGGCCAGGCCCGAGCGGTGCACGTGAGCGACGGCGGCTGCACGCGCGCGGCCACCCTCGAGAAGTCGCGTTGCTTCCCGAAGCACCGGCAGTTATTAGCCTCACCGCCCTCACCGCTCCCTCTCCCCACTCTTCCCTACTCTCCCAACTCTCACCGGCGGCGGTGGATCGGAGGAGAGCAAGAAGATCACCGGACTCCATCACCGGCGAGCGGATCATCACCTGGCCCGCGACAATGGCGGTAAGCACTTCTCTGTTCGTCATGCACTACGTTTTCGCGTTCGATCCGGCGATAGATTCGATCCACGGCGGAGAGGGGAATGGGGAATGGGGGTAGATAAGCATGGCAGTTCATACTAGTTCATACGAGTTCATACTACTTCATACTAGTTCATGCAAGATTGGAATAGAGGTATATGCGGATGGAGTAGAAGGGGGATTGGGGGATTGGGGGTACAGAACAGACATCGGCTAACTGCGGCGGCCGTCACCGGCGTGCGGAGCGGTGGGTCGAGTGGCttgccttcatcttcttgtccaTCGCCGTGCGGGGCGGCGGGTCATCGTTGCTGTCGGAGGAGTCGAGGTCGATCTGCCACGTACGATGGCCTGGCTCCGGCGCCCTCACTAGCATCTGCACCGATTCCTCCTCTTCCTTAGGCTCCCCACCGATGACCGCCGGCGGCAcgatcactagtagaaaaacgacttttagtaccggttcgtaaggacctttagtaccggttctggaaccggtactaaagagtgggggctaaaggtccccccctttagtcccggtttaacacgaaccgggaccaaaggcccaccacgtggcacgaggcGCGCCGTGGtctgggggacctttagtcccggttggtaaggatttattattattattattgaaataaagcaaaaacagCCAGACTACTGGGCCggcacggcctgcatacgactagaaacccaatctctagttgggccaggatgcaggcccgtacggccccgtaggccccacagggcagaagacttgcaataggcccacaaaggcctgcttagagaggagctcgacacggtagccgcggcggggcttataaaccggtgcgagctcctctcaacttgcgaggtgggactaaacattgtgcacTGCGGGTGACAGcgcaccacctttagtaccggttgatggctccaaccggtactaggggggggggggtctttagtaccggttggagccaccaacccgtactaaaggccaccacctctttagtaccggttcgtggcacgaaccggtactaaagattcgccacgaaccggtactaatgagcgtCGCCCGCCTGGCCGTTGGAACCGGCattaatggtcacattagtgccggttcaataccaaaccgggactaatgagtttcacattagaccctttttctactagtggattGCCGTCTCCCAGTACACTGCGGCACGGCGGTCATTAGGAGCCCATTAGTTCTTGTACTTGGACCACTTCTTTCTCTGTTTAGCGTCGTCGGAGACGGCCTGATTCATGGCCCAGCGAATGACGTCGACTGCCATCGCGCCCTTCGCTGGGTCAGGAATCAGCGTTTTCAACTCTTGTGCAGTGGCCCTCATGAGCACTGCATCAGATTCCTTTTGCATGTCAGGCATGGAGCCGAAGTTCGCGCACACCTCCATGGTGTTCTCGAACTTGGTACAGTCACCAGCCGACCACCCGAGGAAGAAGGCCCTCCAGCCAATACCCCAAGGAAAGGGTTGGCGTTGGAGCTAGAGTTAGAGCTAGAGCTCATGGCGATGGAGAGGAGGAAGGTTGATAGTGAGAGAAGAGAGGGGTGGGTAAGAAGTGCTGGGCAGGGTGAGTAAATATAGGCGCGATGGAGAGGAGAAAGAGTGACAGTGATGCCGTTTTAACTACATGCTCTTCAATAAGCCATGAACTCTGTGCTGTGCATGACTCCATGAATTGTGTGCAAATTGAGGAGAGCAATGAGATGGGCACGGAGGTGCTCCCGGCCATTGACAAGAAGGGCAAGCAGCCCGTTAATCCAATGCCCGAGGTGGTGCTGCCCCCCACCGCCGAGGAAGACCCGAAGACGCCTGAGGTTGGCAACGACGAGGGCATGGAGGAGCCCCCAGCAACAAGCGCCGCAACTACGGCCACTACCATCAGGAGGATGGCCCAACTCACTTCTGCAAGGCCATCCTTGCACCGAAGCTTGAGTGCATCCCCATGCCCCTGGACTTTACCAAGCACTTCGTCGCGGTGCCGACGGAGTTCGAGCTCAGGAACAACACCGGCTGGTCCTGGAAGGTGACGGTGAAGCTGATGAACGGCGGGGTGACCCTGGATCAGGGTTGGGCCACCTACGCAGCCGTTCATCAGATCACGATCGGCTACATGATGACCTTCAAGCTCCTCACTCCCGACACCCTCAAGGTCATCATCTTCGACGACGATGGCATTGCGGTCGTCAACAAGTGCAGGAAGCACGACGAAGCCTTCGCCGCCAAGGACTAGGGCCGGGGCACCTCCTAAGTACTATCGAGTCTGCTTTAAACTCTGTCTGCATGTTATGGTTTATGCGTTGAACTGTTATGAAGTGTGGTTGCATGGCGTGTTATCACCTCCATCGGCAGCAGAGCACGCAGCGTCATTTGCTTGCTTAATATTGTAGACTGAGTAGTATCAAACAATATACGTATTCATAGATTgagtgtgcatgcgtgcgtgcatATCCGGGCGCGAGAAATGATGATTAACCAATGATGATAGACGGGTCAAACGCACGGCTTGGTCTTCACGTCACGCCGGCTGGCTGCTCTGCTATGCTCGGCCGTATGCACAAATTCATCTTACTCTCAGAAGATTGAAGCAGTAAGCTTCCCCAGTACGTTATGTACTGTGGCGCACTACCCCCTCCGTTCGAGTATAATCCAAGTGGAGTAGTAGTATCTTTCCTGCAATTTAAGTCAGAAAGAGAAACGGTAAATGCATATTTCATATGTTGGGTGGGTGGCATGCGTGACCGCGGTGAAAAGTAGTACCAATCCAGATCGGGGCTGAAACCTGATCGAACCTGAGCCCATtattcgccgcctcctcctgatCCAAAAAAAGCTAGGGTTCCTGCCTCTCGTCTGCGCCACCGTAGATCCTTCTTATCTTcggtggccctagggccatgggCGTAGTGGATCTTGGCAAGGGCCGGCGGGAGGGCTTTGATTTTTATCGTTTTCTTTcattttgttagggtttgtgttctGCTCAGGAAGACAAGACGGCAGCGGCtctctgaagatggaataaaggtctttCCGTCTAGCACCCGTTCCGGcggtgcgtctagcatcgttggTGGGCGTGTGTAGGTGTGTCTCTGGCGgatctatctttggtggatttgcttggaTCTCGTCGTTGTTCGTCTACGTTCGTGTCTTTGTGTTGGATCCTTTCAATCTAGATTATTCTTCATCGATGTCGGTTGTTGTTATGGTGCGTTGGTCCTATgaggccttagcacgacgactttccgactgtctactacaacaagttgtgcccgactccggcgatggaggggtgatgacggcggcgcgccttcggctcggtTCAGTTCTTGCAGTCCtcgctaggtggtctatgaatctggatataatttttattatttctggtattcgttgtactaccatgattgaagatgaatagattgaaagtttctcgaaaaaataaaataaaataataccAGCATTTAGCACATCTGCAGAACAGCTAGTGGCGTCAAACGTGAGTGATCGAAAGTCAATACGTGTTGTTGCATGCGAGCCATTTGGCCGGAGGGACCCATG
This genomic window contains:
- the LOC109751750 gene encoding uncharacterized protein produces the protein MSVQVAALGTTGENTMATTALSYVEYMAQWEQQVERRQLFLRSYHFSRDAEVSPRARVRRVVWAGARRLRRAAAKGLRRLRARIRLCFGWAAPALRRRSSPRRAGHGFRYGRIPRATKAANAASVCFW